A window of Massilia sp. NR 4-1 genomic DNA:
AATCCATCTTGTCGTCGACGGCGTGGCCGCGCTTGGGCACCAGCACGGTGCGCCGGTATTCGCAGACCACTACGCCATGCTGGTTCTTGCCGATGGTCTTGACCTCGACCACACCGGCATGCGGCCGCGACTGCGATTCGCGCTTGGACAGCACTTCCGTTTCGCCATACAAGGTATCGCCCGCGAACAGCGGAGCCGGCATGCGGATATCGGTCCAGCCCAGATTGGCGATGGCCTTCTGGCTGATATCGCTGACGCTCATGCCGCCCAGCACCGAGACCGTGAAGCCGCTGGCAATGATGGTGCGGCCGAATTCGGTCGCCTTGCCGTACTCATTATCGAAGTGCAGTGGATGGGTATTCATGGTCAGCAGGCTGAACCAGATATTGTCGGCCTCGGTGATCGAGCGGCCGGGACGGTGCTGGTACACATGGCCGATCTCGAAGTCCTCGAAATAACGGCCATAGCTGGCGCGGAAGACATTGGGGGCGACTTCTTTCATCTCTCTGCTCATTGCTGTTCGGCTCCATAGGATGGGATATTGCGGTGGTCCAGGCCCAGCTTCTCGATCAGATGCGCGACTGCCAGCAGGTCGAGGAAGGCATGGCCGGTGGAAGAAAACACGGTTCTTTGCGGCTGCAGCCAGGCAGGGTCCTGCGCGGCCAGGCGCTCCAGCGTGTAGGCGCCGTGGTGCAGCGGTCCCGCCTCTTCCAGCGCGGTCTGCATGTCCTCGACGATGACGATGGAGCCGCGCGCCAGCACCTCGGCTGGAATCTCGCGCGACTGCGGCGTATGGTTGCCGAAGCAGTTGATGTGCAGGCCGGGACGCCGCAGGTCGGCGCTACCCAACAGGGGCAGGCTGGCCGTGGTGGCGGTGCTGACGATGTCCGCGTCGTCCGCCGCTTCCTGCGCGCTGGCGCAGGCTTGCAATTCAATCTGCGGGAACTGCGGCTGATGCTTGCGCACGAAGGCCGCCACCCGATGCGGATTGCGCGAATAGACCTTGACCCGCCGCAGCGGGCGCACCGCCGCCACGGCACGCAGCTGCACCAGGGCTTGCGTGCCGCTGCCGATCAGTCCCAGCACGCTGGCATCGGGCCGCGCGCACATATCGGTGACGAAGGCCGCCACGGCCGCGCACTTCAGATGGGTGACGGCGTCGCCGTCCAGGATGGCGAGCGGCCGGCCGCTGCGGGCGCAAAAGGCGGCCACCAGCGCATGCACGCTTTTCAGCGCTGGATCGCTTTGCGGGATCACGGCGCCCAGCTTGGCCACGAACAAGCCATGCCGCTCGCTATGGGCCGGCATCGTGTCGAAGGCGAAGAAGGGTTCCTCGCGCTGGATGCTGCTGCGCAGCGGAACGGTGACGCCATCCAGGCCGGCGGCATAGGCGCTGCGCATGGTATGCGCGAGGCCGGCAATATCGCCGGCGGCGGCCAGGGTGGCGTAGTCCAGGCAAGCCAGGGCTTCGGCGCGCTTCAGTTCAGCGTGCATGCGGCATCTCCTTGGGAATATTGGTACAGGTTCAGCATCTTGCGCGCACGCGCCACAAAGGGCGGCGCAATGACGCGGCCGTCGACGACGGAAAAGCCGGTATGCGCCTCGGCATAGGCGCTGATGGTGCCGAGGCAGGCTTGCAGTTCATCCTCCGGCAAGGCGAAGATGCGCTTGACCACGGCCACCTGGTTGGGATGCACCACGGCGCGCGCGGTAAAGCCTTCGGCCCGGCCGTCCAGGCAATCCTGCTCGAAGGCCGCCAAGTTCATGATGTCGGCGCCGCTGCCGAAATTGGCCGTGTCGATGGCAGCGATGCCGCGCTGGGCGCAGGCGGCGCAGAAGCGCCCGCGCGCATACGCCAGGTAGGCGGCATTGCTGCGGTAAAGCGATGCGCCCATATCGACGCGGCCGAACATCATGGCGTCGCTGAGGGCGGCGATCGCCTCCAGCTGCTCCACGCCGCCGGGCGTTTCGATAATGGGCACGACGCGCAGCGCCTGCCCGCCTTCGCGCAGCACCGTGCGGCATAGCCGGATTTCAAAATCCGACTCCACCTTCGGCAGCTGCACGAAAAGCAGGCTGTCCGGCTGGCGGCGCAGGAAGGCGTCCAGTGCCGCCAGGTCCTGCAGGCCGGCCAGCGACATCAGGCTGTTGATGCGCAGGCCGAAGCGCAGGCCGCGCGCCAGCAGCGGTCCCAGTTCCAGCTGCGCCAGCATGGCGCGCGCCGCTTCCTTGTCGCGTGCATGCACCGCATCTTCCAGATCCAGGATCACCACATCGCTGCCGAAGCTGGGATCGGCGGCCTGCGGGTTGAACTTCAATATAGAGGTGTTGAGATAAGCGATGTCCATGCGGCCTCCTTGCGCTTACTGGGCCGCGCCGGGCAGCCTGGCGTAGCAGCGGTGCTGGGCCGCCAGGAAGTGGCCCACGCTGTCCTCATACGCGCTGGCATAGGACTCCTCCAGCAGGCGGCGGCCAAGCTGCGTGGCAACCATGCTGTTGGACGCCGTATGCGCCGCGATGGCCGCCACCTGCTGTGCAAAGCTGGCGGCAGGACAGACGGTATCAGCCAGACCCTGGGCCAGGGCGGTATAGGCATCCACAACGCCGTTCAGCAACAGCAGGCGGCGCGCCTGGCGCAATCCGATCTGGCGCGCCAGGCGGAACACGCCCATGCCGGGCAGATGACCCTGCGCCAGCTCAGGCACGGCGAAGCTGCTCCTTTCGCTGGCCAGGCAGGCATCGGCCCCCAGCGCGATCTCGAAATGGATGCCGCTGCACACGCCATCCACCAGGGCCACGCTGGGCGGCGCCAGTTCGCGGAAGCGCTGCAGCAGCTGCTCACGCTTGCCGTACAGGCGCAACTCCGGTAGGCCGGCGGCGGTGCCACGCGCCAGTCCCAGACCATGGAAGACGATCAGGCGGCAAGCGGCATCGGCCTCGATGCGCTGCAGGGCATCTTCCAGCCGCGCCAGCAACGCCGCGTCCTGCAGCGCACCGGCATCCTCGGCCTGGCAGTCGACCAGCATTACGCCCGGCAGTTGGCGGATCGCGTCCAGCCCCTGGGCTTCTTCATTATGCTCAGCTATCAGTTTCAGCATGACAGATATCCTTTATATGGTTGAATGCGGCGCCGGCCTCAGATGACGCTATCGCCGCCGTCGATGACGATGTGGCCGCCCGTCATCCACGACGATTCCTCCGAGGCGAGGAAAACGGCCGCCCCGGCCATGTCTTCCGGCATGCCGGTGCGGCCCAGCGGCAGCTCCTTGGAACGTTCGCGCCACAGCGCCGGCTGGTCGCGCCATTGGTGGGCATTGCCGTTGGTCGCGGTCAGCCCCGGCGACAGGGTGTTGACGCGGATGCCATGCGGCGCCAGCTCCAGCGCGGCGCTCTTGCCCAGCATCGCCAGCGCGGCCTTGCTGCACTGGTAGGAGCTGAGACGGCTGATCGCCTTGAAGGCGCTGACCGAGGCGATGTTGATCACGCTGCCGCCGGCCTGGCGCTGGATATTGGTACGCGCGAAGCGCTGCGTGGCAAAGAAGGGAAAGCGGCTGTTGACCTGGAAGGAGCGCTCATAATCCTCGCGCGAATGCTCAAGGAAGGAAGTCTTGATGACGACGCCCACATTGTTGACCAGGATGTCGGCCGCCCCCAGCGTGGAATCGGCCGCCGCGAACAGGCGTTCGACCGCATCCTCGTCCTGGCAGGCCAGTTGCAGCCACTCCACGCGCCGGCCTTGCTGTGCCGCCTCCGCAGCCAGTTGCTGCGCGCCCTCGACATGCCGGTAGGCTGTCACCAGCAGGTCGGCGCCCTCGCGCACAAAGGCGCGCGCGATGGCCAATCCGATGCCGTTCGAAGCGCCGGTGACGATGGCCTTCTTGCCCGCCAGCCGGCCGCTCATACCGGCGCCTCCTGCATCCAGGGCAGCGTGACGCGCTGGCCGGAGCCGGCGCCGGGATGGATGCCGCCGCGCAGCGCACCCGCCGCCACCTCGCCATAGCTGGAACGGTAGCTTTCCGGCAGCGCGCGGCTGTTCGTCATCGATAGCCAGAGCCGCAGCAGATTGCGGTGGCGCTCCGGATCGGCGTGGTTGCGGAAGGCGCGCCGCGAGTGGTAGGTGACGAAGGAATTGAAGAACAGTATCTGCCCCGGCTCCAGCATGAAGGAGTAACTGAAGCGCGCGTCGTTGCACAGCGTGTCCAGATAATCCAGGGCTTCGGTCTGGATCGGCTGCAGGCGCGGCACGCGCTCGTCCTCCTGCGCCCAATCGATGAAGTCGCGCAGATAGGTGCTGACGAAACGGCCTTCGTGCACGGCGAAGATGGGGCGCATTTCCAGCAGGCGCTCGCCCGGGGCGTCCCATTTCGGTTTGGCGTAGCAGAAGGGGCGGTACAGCACTTCCAGCAGGTCGGGCCGGGTGCGGCGGATTTCATCGTGCACCGCGAGGCTGTTCAGCAGCAGCGACTCGCCGCCCTCGGCGGCGGCATGCACGGACAGCATGCCGACCACGTCGCACAGATCGGTGTGGTACTGCAAGGCGCCGCGGCTATGCACGCCGCGCACTTCCAGGTCGTCCGGATCGCCTCCCGCGTCCTTGATGTTCATGATCAGCTCACCGGCATCCGACTGCGAGACGCAGCTGCCCAGGTATTGGCCCAGGCCCCAGAACAGGCAGCGCAGCTCGGACTCGCGGTAGCGCTCCACCGGCAGGCCGTCGATGCGCACCACGCCGCGTCCCTCTTCCAGCTCGGCCGCCAGGCCTTGCAGGGTAATCGCCAGCTCGTGCAGCGGAAAGTCGCGCGTGCGCAGCTGCTCCAGCGGCCGGCCGCTGGCCATCGCCCGCACCAGGGCGTTATTCAGTTCGGCCAGTTCCCCCGCCGTCAGCGTATGCACCCAGGCCGGATCGGTGCTGAGCTGGGCCGCGCTCCAGGCCAGATTGTCTTTGATTTCGCTATCCATGCTTGTTCCTTTCGTACGCGCTCAAGCCGCCAGCGGCGCGGCGGCGGGCAGACGGTTGATGATGCGGGCCAGATCGCGGATTTCCTCCTCCGTCTGCCCGGCGCGCATCATCACGCGCAGGCCGGCCGTGCCGCGCGCCACCACCGGGAAGAAGACCGGCGACACGTAGTAGCCGGCCTGGTACAGCTCGATGGCGCGCTGCACCACGTCGGCGTCGGCCACGCTGACCAGGCGGATGGGGAAGCTGGAGCCGGCTTGCGGGGTGGGCAGCAGCTGGTCGAACAGGGCGATATTGGCGGCCAGTTTCTGCTGCAACTGGCCCAGTTCCGGCGTGCGGTGGATGTCGGCCGAGGCCAGGCAGGCGCCGACGGCGGCGGTGTTCATCGGCTGGGAATAGCCGATGGCGCCCGCATAGCGGTCGATGATGCGCAACTCCTGCTGGCTGCGCTGGCCCAGCATGATGGCCGCGCCGCTGGCGCCGAAAGCCTTATTCAGCGTGGCGACGACGATGGTGCGGTCGTCCAGTTCCGGCAGGTGGGAGCGCACATAGCCCACACCGCGCTCGCCATAGGCCGACAGCGAATGGCTGTCGTCGTAGTAAATATGCAGATCGTATTTCTGCTGCAGCGCGGTCAGTTCCCGCACCGGCGCATAGCCCCCCAGGCTATCTGCACCGTCGCAGACATAGGACACCGTGCCGTATTTCTTGCAGGCGTCCTCGATATATTGCAGGTCGTGGTGGGGACAGGTTTCCACCTGGGTTTCGTCGGCGCAGATCGGCTTGGTGTGCAGCATGGAGACGTGGCAGTTCTTGTCGAACACCATGACCGGCTTGCGCCCGCCGCTCAGGTGGCCCGAAGCGATCAGGGGCAGCACGCCCGACGTGGCCACGCTGGCGGAAATGGCGGTGACGATCTGCGAGCGGAACAGCTCGGACAGCGACGCTTCCAGCTCCATCAGGGCCGGAATCTGCACCCGCGCGCGCGTGATGCAGTGATCCAGCACGCCAAAGCGGCGCAGGGCATCGACCGCGCCTTCGATGATTTTGGGGTGCTGGTCAAGATCGAGATAGGAGCAGCAGCTGAAATTGGTGAAGCTGTGGCCATCCGGCGTGTGCAGGCGGTTGTTGCGCAGCTCGCCGACGATGCCGGCCAGGCCGTGGCGCTCGGCCTCGTCCCAGAAGGTGTTGCCGATGCTGACCATTTTCTCGTTGTTGCGGAACAGATTGCGCGTCTTCATCTGAATGCCTTTCTTGGTTGAATTCGGTGGGAAGGAAGCGCCGGGCTTAGAAACGGGCCAGGCAGCATTCGATGGTGGCGCCCGGCCCCATCGTCATCATCACGGCGTAGTCGCCTCGCTGGGCCACGTCCTCTTCGATCAGGCGCTGGTGGGAAAACAGGAAGGAGCCGGAAGAGAGATTGCCCAGGTCTTTCAGTACGCCTTCGGTATGCCGCACGGCGTGCGAGGACAGGCCCAGGTTGAACTTGACCGCATCGATCACCTTGCGCCCGCCCGAATGCACGATCCAGTGCTTGATATCGTGCAGCTTGAGGCCGAACTTGTTCAGCAAGGCCTTGATCGGCCGCTCGGCGTTGTCCCCGATCACATAGGGAATGTCGCGGTCGAGATAGAAGGAGTACTTGCCCTCTTCGTAGTCGAAGCGCATGGCGTCGATATGCTCGCGCATCATGTGCGAAGTGAAGCCGAGGATTTCCGGCGCGGCGCGCTCGCCCGGTTCTTCCTGATAGCCGAAGACCGCCGCCGCCACGCCATCGCCGAATAGCGAATTGACCACCGCCGTGCGCATGCTCATGTCGAACACATAGGAGGCGGAGCAGATTTCGGCACATACCAGCAAGGCGCGGCTGCCCGGATGCAGGCGGCAGAAGTTGACCAGGGGCTGCATGCCGTTCAAGCCGGCGTTGCAGCCCATGCCCACCACGTCAAGGCGGTGCACGTCGGGCCGCAGGCCGGCCGCCTTGATCAGGTGGGCCGACAGGCCGGGACAGAGAAAGCCGGTCGAGGTGACGCAGGCGATATAGTCGATGTCGCTGGCCTGCAGGCCGGCGCTCTCCAGCGCGCGCGCAATGGCGGCCTGGCCGGACGCGACGGCTTGCTCGCGGTGCTTGCGGTTCAGGTCCAGGCCGCTCTCCGCGGCCAGCAGGCCGTTCTCGTCCGGCTCTCCCAGGCTCAGATAGCGCGAGGCGATGTGCGTGCTGCTGAAGAGCTTGGTAATCTTCCGGTCCGTCACCCCGAACAAGGCCACCACTTCATCCTGCTGATAGCGTTTGCCGGGATTCTCGGTGGCGACACTCAACAAGCGAGGCCCCGCCGCGTGCGTGCTTCCAGTGTTCATGTATTCACCCTTTGAAAGTTTCGTTCATATAAAAGCGCTTGTGTAAAAGCTTCAAATTCGCGCTGCATGGGAACCGCTTCCACATCGAGCAGCTGCTTGGCCAAGCGCAGCGCCAGCGGATCGAGTGCGGCCGCCCGTGCCGCCCACGCCAGCGCCTGGCTTCGATAATCGGCGCCTTGATGCGCCACCAGTCCCCAATTGCAGGCTTCCAGCGCATCGAGGCGGCGCTGGAACAGGATCATTTCCTTGGCCCGTCCCAGTCCCACCAGGGCAGGCAGACGGCGCATGCCGCCGGCCGCCGGCGTCAGGTCCAGGCTCAGCTCCGGCAACGCAAAGACGGCATGCGGGCTGCAGATGCGCGCATCGCAGGCCAGCGCCAGCTCCAGCCCGCCGCCCATGGCGGCGCCGTTGATGCAAGCCACGGTGGGCAGCGGCAGCGCCGCCAATTGGTCGAAGACGGTGCGGCTGAGCAGATCGATGCCATCCTGAAAGCGCCGCGCCTTGAGCTCGTGGCGGTCGGCGCCGGCGCAGAAGGCACGCTCGCCCGCACCGCAGATCAGCAAGGCGCGCACCTCGGGCCGCTCCTTGAGCTGCCGCAGCGCAGCGAGCAAGGCTTCCAGCAAGGCCGTGTTGTAGGCATTGGCGCGGGCGGGACGATTGAGCTGGAGCATGCAGATATGCTCGTAGCCGGCCGCGGCGGGCAAGGTCAGCAGCAGGTCCGCGCTCATGCCGCACCGCCTTTCGCGGCCAGCGCCAGCGGCATGGCTTGCGCCAGACGGCGCGTCAGCAGCGCGTAGCGCGCAATCATCAGTACGGCGGCCGCGCTGAGGCCGATGACGAAACCCCACCAGACCTGCTGCGGCGCGGCCGCCGGTCCGTGCGCGGCGCGCCATGCGAGCGGAAAACCGATCAGCCAGTAAGACGCCAGGCAGATCAGGAAAGGCAGGCGGGTATCCTTGAAGCCGCGCAGGGCGCCGCCGCAGGCGACCTGCACGCCGTCCGAGAGCTGGAAGGCGGCGGCGATCAGCAGCAGCGCGGCGGCCAGGGTGGCGACTTCGCGTTCGGCCGAATACAGTTGCGCGATCTGGCGGTGGAAAGCCAGCAGCAGCAGGGCCGACACGAGCATGAGCACGAGGCAGGCCAGCATGCCGCAGATGCCGCGCCAGCGCGCCTCGTCCAGCCGGCCCTCGCCCACGGCATGGCCGACGCGCACCGAGATGGCGGCCGCCAACGCCATCGGTACCATATACATGATCGAGGTGTAGTTCATGGCGATCTGGTGCGCCGCGACGGCGCTGACCGAGATGGTGCTCATCATCAGCGTGACGGCGATGAAAAAGCCATGTTCGGCCAGCATGGTGCCGGCGATCGGCAGGCCGAGGCGCAGAATTTCAGCCATGGTCTGGCGCCGCGATCGGCCGCCCGGTGCGTGGCGCAGCAGGACCAGCCGCGGGGAACGGCAGACATAAGCCAGCGCCAGCAACAGCATCAGCCACATCGCCAGCGCACTGGCGACGCCGCAGCCGACGCCGCCCAAGGCGGGCGCGCCAAGATAGCCATACATGAAGACGACATTGCCGGCCACGTTGAACAGCAGGCCGACGACGGAGATGCCGAGAATCAGGCGAGTCAGGCCCATGCCCTCCAGCACGAAACGGAACACCAGGAAGCAGCAGATGGCGGGAGCGCCCCAGGAGATGGCGCGCACAAAGCGCTCGCCCATCCGCTGCAAGGCCGGGTCCATGCCCAGCGCCGCCAGCAGCGGCCCGGCCAGGAATTGCAGCAGCACCAGCATCA
This region includes:
- a CDS encoding MaoC family dehydratase, with the protein product MKEVAPNVFRASYGRYFEDFEIGHVYQHRPGRSITEADNIWFSLLTMNTHPLHFDNEYGKATEFGRTIIASGFTVSVLGGMSVSDISQKAIANLGWTDIRMPAPLFAGDTLYGETEVLSKRESQSRPHAGVVEVKTIGKNQHGVVVCEYRRTVLVPKRGHAVDDKMDY
- a CDS encoding ornithine cyclodeaminase family protein, producing the protein MHAELKRAEALACLDYATLAAAGDIAGLAHTMRSAYAAGLDGVTVPLRSSIQREEPFFAFDTMPAHSERHGLFVAKLGAVIPQSDPALKSVHALVAAFCARSGRPLAILDGDAVTHLKCAAVAAFVTDMCARPDASVLGLIGSGTQALVQLRAVAAVRPLRRVKVYSRNPHRVAAFVRKHQPQFPQIELQACASAQEAADDADIVSTATTASLPLLGSADLRRPGLHINCFGNHTPQSREIPAEVLARGSIVIVEDMQTALEEAGPLHHGAYTLERLAAQDPAWLQPQRTVFSSTGHAFLDLLAVAHLIEKLGLDHRNIPSYGAEQQ
- a CDS encoding CoA ester lyase; this translates as MDIAYLNTSILKFNPQAADPSFGSDVVILDLEDAVHARDKEAARAMLAQLELGPLLARGLRFGLRINSLMSLAGLQDLAALDAFLRRQPDSLLFVQLPKVESDFEIRLCRTVLREGGQALRVVPIIETPGGVEQLEAIAALSDAMMFGRVDMGASLYRSNAAYLAYARGRFCAACAQRGIAAIDTANFGSGADIMNLAAFEQDCLDGRAEGFTARAVVHPNQVAVVKRIFALPEDELQACLGTISAYAEAHTGFSVVDGRVIAPPFVARARKMLNLYQYSQGDAACTLN
- a CDS encoding enoyl-CoA hydratase/isomerase family protein; this translates as MLKLIAEHNEEAQGLDAIRQLPGVMLVDCQAEDAGALQDAALLARLEDALQRIEADAACRLIVFHGLGLARGTAAGLPELRLYGKREQLLQRFRELAPPSVALVDGVCSGIHFEIALGADACLASERSSFAVPELAQGHLPGMGVFRLARQIGLRQARRLLLLNGVVDAYTALAQGLADTVCPAASFAQQVAAIAAHTASNSMVATQLGRRLLEESYASAYEDSVGHFLAAQHRCYARLPGAAQ
- a CDS encoding SDR family NAD(P)-dependent oxidoreductase, translated to MSGRLAGKKAIVTGASNGIGLAIARAFVREGADLLVTAYRHVEGAQQLAAEAAQQGRRVEWLQLACQDEDAVERLFAAADSTLGAADILVNNVGVVIKTSFLEHSREDYERSFQVNSRFPFFATQRFARTNIQRQAGGSVINIASVSAFKAISRLSSYQCSKAALAMLGKSAALELAPHGIRVNTLSPGLTATNGNAHQWRDQPALWRERSKELPLGRTGMPEDMAGAAVFLASEESSWMTGGHIVIDGGDSVI
- a CDS encoding TauD/TfdA family dioxygenase gives rise to the protein MDSEIKDNLAWSAAQLSTDPAWVHTLTAGELAELNNALVRAMASGRPLEQLRTRDFPLHELAITLQGLAAELEEGRGVVRIDGLPVERYRESELRCLFWGLGQYLGSCVSQSDAGELIMNIKDAGGDPDDLEVRGVHSRGALQYHTDLCDVVGMLSVHAAAEGGESLLLNSLAVHDEIRRTRPDLLEVLYRPFCYAKPKWDAPGERLLEMRPIFAVHEGRFVSTYLRDFIDWAQEDERVPRLQPIQTEALDYLDTLCNDARFSYSFMLEPGQILFFNSFVTYHSRRAFRNHADPERHRNLLRLWLSMTNSRALPESYRSSYGEVAAGALRGGIHPGAGSGQRVTLPWMQEAPV
- a CDS encoding aminotransferase class I/II-fold pyridoxal phosphate-dependent enzyme; translated protein: MKTRNLFRNNEKMVSIGNTFWDEAERHGLAGIVGELRNNRLHTPDGHSFTNFSCCSYLDLDQHPKIIEGAVDALRRFGVLDHCITRARVQIPALMELEASLSELFRSQIVTAISASVATSGVLPLIASGHLSGGRKPVMVFDKNCHVSMLHTKPICADETQVETCPHHDLQYIEDACKKYGTVSYVCDGADSLGGYAPVRELTALQQKYDLHIYYDDSHSLSAYGERGVGYVRSHLPELDDRTIVVATLNKAFGASGAAIMLGQRSQQELRIIDRYAGAIGYSQPMNTAAVGACLASADIHRTPELGQLQQKLAANIALFDQLLPTPQAGSSFPIRLVSVADADVVQRAIELYQAGYYVSPVFFPVVARGTAGLRVMMRAGQTEEEIRDLARIINRLPAAAPLAA
- the dpgA gene encoding 3,5-dihydroxyphenylacetyl-CoA synthase DpgA, encoding MNTGSTHAAGPRLLSVATENPGKRYQQDEVVALFGVTDRKITKLFSSTHIASRYLSLGEPDENGLLAAESGLDLNRKHREQAVASGQAAIARALESAGLQASDIDYIACVTSTGFLCPGLSAHLIKAAGLRPDVHRLDVVGMGCNAGLNGMQPLVNFCRLHPGSRALLVCAEICSASYVFDMSMRTAVVNSLFGDGVAAAVFGYQEEPGERAAPEILGFTSHMMREHIDAMRFDYEEGKYSFYLDRDIPYVIGDNAERPIKALLNKFGLKLHDIKHWIVHSGGRKVIDAVKFNLGLSSHAVRHTEGVLKDLGNLSSGSFLFSHQRLIEEDVAQRGDYAVMMTMGPGATIECCLARF
- a CDS encoding enoyl-CoA hydratase-related protein is translated as MSADLLLTLPAAAGYEHICMLQLNRPARANAYNTALLEALLAALRQLKERPEVRALLICGAGERAFCAGADRHELKARRFQDGIDLLSRTVFDQLAALPLPTVACINGAAMGGGLELALACDARICSPHAVFALPELSLDLTPAAGGMRRLPALVGLGRAKEMILFQRRLDALEACNWGLVAHQGADYRSQALAWAARAAALDPLALRLAKQLLDVEAVPMQREFEAFTQALLYERNFQRVNT
- a CDS encoding MATE family efflux transporter, which translates into the protein MTSRFPLSLGRELRALAMLAWPLIGSNLLISAMHFIDVMMAGHISGMDLAAVGVGSNVWLLCFLSAQGVLTALSPIVSQQHGAGRLEQMGDYVRHGLLLALVLGVLMLVLLQFLAGPLLAALGMDPALQRMGERFVRAISWGAPAICCFLVFRFVLEGMGLTRLILGISVVGLLFNVAGNVVFMYGYLGAPALGGVGCGVASALAMWLMLLLALAYVCRSPRLVLLRHAPGGRSRRQTMAEILRLGLPIAGTMLAEHGFFIAVTLMMSTISVSAVAAHQIAMNYTSIMYMVPMALAAAISVRVGHAVGEGRLDEARWRGICGMLACLVLMLVSALLLLAFHRQIAQLYSAEREVATLAAALLLIAAAFQLSDGVQVACGGALRGFKDTRLPFLICLASYWLIGFPLAWRAAHGPAAAPQQVWWGFVIGLSAAAVLMIARYALLTRRLAQAMPLALAAKGGAA